Proteins from a single region of Gasterosteus aculeatus chromosome 20, fGasAcu3.hap1.1, whole genome shotgun sequence:
- the cblc gene encoding E3 ubiquitin-protein ligase CBL-C isoform X18 yields MAAAGSPASPSPESSPRPPTSGDRLLVDKLLKRLVKLRHLCANARLGLRVSPPYLPELVSDTAALLTQVWEPYRGPGAAGGRAPRGDEAEYLRVHARNLLDKTERALLLFKEGREKMFDETSSCRRNLTKLSLLFSHMLWELRAMFPGGGFQGDTYRVTKAEAHEFWISSFGNKCIVQWNSFKEKLQSVHTFEEGMESMALKSTIDLTCSDHITVFEFDIFTRLFQPWGSLIRNWNQLAVTHPGYMAFLTYDQVIARLEHYMHRPGSYIFRLSCTKLGEWAIGHVTREGSVVQTIPQNTPLYQALVQGSREGCYLYPDGRDGNPDMTSLYQAARQDKVKVTEEQYELYCDIGSTFQLCKICAERDKDTRIQPCGHLLCQPCLTGWQQNSAGHTCPYCRCDIRGTESVLVEPYRPGSGQSEEDAEDDHEEEDHEDIELMIKEMASHRKQQSSLDYQVPVSGLAAPSLPPKARTSPKCPAPSGLQTPETRTLDQQSRARPDQSGNEGRRREKKQTNMKSTELIPPATFLSPPRNSVEGGAAWLRPSSPVKQGQQRGEREEWKEALRDDGCDPAEMTRRMSSS; encoded by the exons ATGGCGGCGGCCGGTTCGCCAGCCTCCCCGAGCCCGGAATCgagcccccggccccccaccaGTGGAGATCGGCTGCTGGTGGACAAACTCCTCAAAAGACTGGTTAAACTCCGCCACCTGTGCGCCAACGCCCGGCTGGGCCTGAGGGTCAGCCCGCCCTACCTGCCGGAGCTGGTGTCGGACACAGCGGCGCTGCTCACGCAGGTGTGGGAGCCCTACCGAGGCCCCGGGGCGGCGGGCGGCCGGGCCCCCCGGGGGGACGAGGCCGAGTACCTGAGGGTCCATGCCCGAAACCTGCTGGATAAGACGGAGcgagctctgctgctgttcaaaGAGGGGCGCGAGAAGATGTTTGATGAGACGTCCAGCTGCAG GAGGAACTTGACCAAACTGTCGTTGCTGTTCAGTCACATGCTCTGGGAGCTGAGGGCCATGTTTCCAGGGGGCGGTTTTCAAGGTGACACTTACAGGGTGACCAAGGCCGAGGCCCATGAGTTCTGGATTTCTTCATTTGGAAATAA GTGTATAGTGCAGTGGAACAGTTTCAAAGAGAAGCTGCAGAGTGTCCACACGTTTGAGGAGGGGATGGAGTCCATGGCCCTGAAATCAACGATAGATCTCACCTGCAGTGACCACATCACTGTGTTTGAGTTCGACATCTTCACGCGGCTCTTTCAG CCGTGGGGGTCTCTCATAAGGAACTGGAACCAGCTAGCAGTGACTCATCCAGGCTACATGGCCTTCCTCACCTATGACCAGGTGATCGCTCGTCTGGAGCACTACATGCACAGACCTGGCAG CTACATATTTCGCCTGAGCTGCACAAAATTGGGCGAGTGGGCCATTGGCCACGTGACCAGGGAAGGCAGCGTCGTCCAGACGATACCCCAGAATACCCCACTTTACCAGGCCCTCGTTCAGGGCTCCCGGGAAGGCTG CTACCTGTACCCAGACGGCCGGGACGGGAACCCCGACATGACAAGCTTGTATCAAGCGGCCCGGCAGGACAAAGTCAAAGTCACGGAG GAGCAGTACGAGCTCTACTGCGACATAGGCAGCACCTTCCAGCTGTGTAAGATCTGCGCAGAGAGGGACAAGGACACTCGGATCCAGCCCTGTGGGCATCTCCTCTGCCAACCCTGCCTCACAGGCTGGCAG CAGAATTCAGCCGGCCACACCTGCCCATACTGTCGCTGCGACATCCGAGGGACGGAGTCCGTCCTCGTGGAGCCCTACCGGCCAGGCAGCGGTCAGAGCGAGGAGGACGCTGAGGACGACCACGAGGAAGAGGACCACGAGGACATCGAACTGATGATCAAAGAAATGGCTTCCCACAGGAAG CAGCAGTCAAGCTTGGATTACCAGGTTCCCGTATCGGGCCTCGCCGCTCCATCTCTGCCCCCTAAAGCCCGCACGAGCCCAAAATGTCCAGCTCCCTCCGGCCTCCAGACACCAGAAACCAGGACTCTGGACCAACAGTCCCGCGCCCGCCCA GATCAAAGTGGCAATGAAGGAcgtagaagagagaaaaaacagacaaatatgAAAAG CACTGAATTAATCCCACCAGCAACGTTTTTGTCTCCTCCTCGGAACAGTGTTGAGG GAGGGGCAGCGTGGCTCAGACCCTCCAGTCCAGTCAAACAGGGACAACAacgtggagagagggaggaatggaaagaggcGCTCAGAGACGACGGATGTGACCCGGCAGAGATGACGAGACGAATGTCCTCCTCATAG
- the cblc gene encoding E3 ubiquitin-protein ligase CBL-C isoform X7, whose translation MAAAGSPASPSPESSPRPPTSGDRLLVDKLLKRLVKLRHLCANARLGLRVSPPYLPELVSDTAALLTQVWEPYRGPGAAGGRAPRGDEAEYLRVHARNLLDKTERALLLFKEGREKMFDETSSCRRNLTKLSLLFSHMLWELRAMFPGGGFQGDTYRVTKAEAHEFWISSFGNKCIVQWNSFKEKLQSVHTFEEGMESMALKSTIDLTCSDHITVFEFDIFTRLFQPWGSLIRNWNQLAVTHPGYMAFLTYDQVIARLEHYMHRPGSYIFRLSCTKLGEWAIGHVTREGSVVQTIPQNTPLYQALVQGSREGCYLYPDGRDGNPDMTSLYQAARQDKVKVTEEQYELYCDIGSTFQLCKICAERDKDTRIQPCGHLLCQPCLTGWQNSAGHTCPYCRCDIRGTESVLVEPYRPGSGQSEEDAEDDHEEEDHEDIELMIKEMASHRKQQSSLDYQVPVSGLAAPSLPPKARTSPKCPAPSGLQTPETRTLDQQSRARPDQSGNEGRRREKKQTNMKSSTELIPPATFLSPPRNSVEAWYDLLSCWCPGGAAWLRPSSPVKQGQQRGEREEWKEALRDDGCDPAEMTRRMSSS comes from the exons ATGGCGGCGGCCGGTTCGCCAGCCTCCCCGAGCCCGGAATCgagcccccggccccccaccaGTGGAGATCGGCTGCTGGTGGACAAACTCCTCAAAAGACTGGTTAAACTCCGCCACCTGTGCGCCAACGCCCGGCTGGGCCTGAGGGTCAGCCCGCCCTACCTGCCGGAGCTGGTGTCGGACACAGCGGCGCTGCTCACGCAGGTGTGGGAGCCCTACCGAGGCCCCGGGGCGGCGGGCGGCCGGGCCCCCCGGGGGGACGAGGCCGAGTACCTGAGGGTCCATGCCCGAAACCTGCTGGATAAGACGGAGcgagctctgctgctgttcaaaGAGGGGCGCGAGAAGATGTTTGATGAGACGTCCAGCTGCAG GAGGAACTTGACCAAACTGTCGTTGCTGTTCAGTCACATGCTCTGGGAGCTGAGGGCCATGTTTCCAGGGGGCGGTTTTCAAGGTGACACTTACAGGGTGACCAAGGCCGAGGCCCATGAGTTCTGGATTTCTTCATTTGGAAATAA GTGTATAGTGCAGTGGAACAGTTTCAAAGAGAAGCTGCAGAGTGTCCACACGTTTGAGGAGGGGATGGAGTCCATGGCCCTGAAATCAACGATAGATCTCACCTGCAGTGACCACATCACTGTGTTTGAGTTCGACATCTTCACGCGGCTCTTTCAG CCGTGGGGGTCTCTCATAAGGAACTGGAACCAGCTAGCAGTGACTCATCCAGGCTACATGGCCTTCCTCACCTATGACCAGGTGATCGCTCGTCTGGAGCACTACATGCACAGACCTGGCAG CTACATATTTCGCCTGAGCTGCACAAAATTGGGCGAGTGGGCCATTGGCCACGTGACCAGGGAAGGCAGCGTCGTCCAGACGATACCCCAGAATACCCCACTTTACCAGGCCCTCGTTCAGGGCTCCCGGGAAGGCTG CTACCTGTACCCAGACGGCCGGGACGGGAACCCCGACATGACAAGCTTGTATCAAGCGGCCCGGCAGGACAAAGTCAAAGTCACGGAG GAGCAGTACGAGCTCTACTGCGACATAGGCAGCACCTTCCAGCTGTGTAAGATCTGCGCAGAGAGGGACAAGGACACTCGGATCCAGCCCTGTGGGCATCTCCTCTGCCAACCCTGCCTCACAGGCTGGCAG AATTCAGCCGGCCACACCTGCCCATACTGTCGCTGCGACATCCGAGGGACGGAGTCCGTCCTCGTGGAGCCCTACCGGCCAGGCAGCGGTCAGAGCGAGGAGGACGCTGAGGACGACCACGAGGAAGAGGACCACGAGGACATCGAACTGATGATCAAAGAAATGGCTTCCCACAGGAAG CAGCAGTCAAGCTTGGATTACCAGGTTCCCGTATCGGGCCTCGCCGCTCCATCTCTGCCCCCTAAAGCCCGCACGAGCCCAAAATGTCCAGCTCCCTCCGGCCTCCAGACACCAGAAACCAGGACTCTGGACCAACAGTCCCGCGCCCGCCCA GATCAAAGTGGCAATGAAGGAcgtagaagagagaaaaaacagacaaatatgAAAAG CAGCACTGAATTAATCCCACCAGCAACGTTTTTGTCTCCTCCTCGGAACAGTGTTGAGG CATGGTATGATCTCTTGTCGTGTTGGTGTCCAGGAGGGGCAGCGTGGCTCAGACCCTCCAGTCCAGTCAAACAGGGACAACAacgtggagagagggaggaatggaaagaggcGCTCAGAGACGACGGATGTGACCCGGCAGAGATGACGAGACGAATGTCCTCCTCATAG
- the cblc gene encoding E3 ubiquitin-protein ligase CBL-C isoform X2 gives MAAAGSPASPSPESSPRPPTSGDRLLVDKLLKRLVKLRHLCANARLGLRVSPPYLPELVSDTAALLTQVWEPYRGPGAAGGRAPRGDEAEYLRVHARNLLDKTERALLLFKEGREKMFDETSSCRRNLTKLSLLFSHMLWELRAMFPGGGFQGDTYRVTKAEAHEFWISSFGNKCIVQWNSFKEKLQSVHTFEEGMESMALKSTIDLTCSDHITVFEFDIFTRLFQPWGSLIRNWNQLAVTHPGYMAFLTYDQVIARLEHYMHRPGSYIFRLSCTKLGEWAIGHVTREGSVVQTIPQNTPLYQALVQGSREGCYLYPDGRDGNPDMTSLYQAARQDKVKVTEEQYELYCDIGSTFQLCKICAERDKDTRIQPCGHLLCQPCLTGWQQNSAGHTCPYCRCDIRGTESVLVEPYRPGSGQSEEDAEDDHEEEDHEDIELMIKEMASHRKQQSSLDYQVPVSGLAAPSLPPKARTSPKCPAPSGLQTPETRTLDQQSRARPDQSGNEGRRREKKQTNMKSSTELIPPATFLSPPRNSVEAWYDLLSCWCPGGAAWLRPSSPVKQGQQRGEREEWKEALRDDGCDPAEMTRRMSSS, from the exons ATGGCGGCGGCCGGTTCGCCAGCCTCCCCGAGCCCGGAATCgagcccccggccccccaccaGTGGAGATCGGCTGCTGGTGGACAAACTCCTCAAAAGACTGGTTAAACTCCGCCACCTGTGCGCCAACGCCCGGCTGGGCCTGAGGGTCAGCCCGCCCTACCTGCCGGAGCTGGTGTCGGACACAGCGGCGCTGCTCACGCAGGTGTGGGAGCCCTACCGAGGCCCCGGGGCGGCGGGCGGCCGGGCCCCCCGGGGGGACGAGGCCGAGTACCTGAGGGTCCATGCCCGAAACCTGCTGGATAAGACGGAGcgagctctgctgctgttcaaaGAGGGGCGCGAGAAGATGTTTGATGAGACGTCCAGCTGCAG GAGGAACTTGACCAAACTGTCGTTGCTGTTCAGTCACATGCTCTGGGAGCTGAGGGCCATGTTTCCAGGGGGCGGTTTTCAAGGTGACACTTACAGGGTGACCAAGGCCGAGGCCCATGAGTTCTGGATTTCTTCATTTGGAAATAA GTGTATAGTGCAGTGGAACAGTTTCAAAGAGAAGCTGCAGAGTGTCCACACGTTTGAGGAGGGGATGGAGTCCATGGCCCTGAAATCAACGATAGATCTCACCTGCAGTGACCACATCACTGTGTTTGAGTTCGACATCTTCACGCGGCTCTTTCAG CCGTGGGGGTCTCTCATAAGGAACTGGAACCAGCTAGCAGTGACTCATCCAGGCTACATGGCCTTCCTCACCTATGACCAGGTGATCGCTCGTCTGGAGCACTACATGCACAGACCTGGCAG CTACATATTTCGCCTGAGCTGCACAAAATTGGGCGAGTGGGCCATTGGCCACGTGACCAGGGAAGGCAGCGTCGTCCAGACGATACCCCAGAATACCCCACTTTACCAGGCCCTCGTTCAGGGCTCCCGGGAAGGCTG CTACCTGTACCCAGACGGCCGGGACGGGAACCCCGACATGACAAGCTTGTATCAAGCGGCCCGGCAGGACAAAGTCAAAGTCACGGAG GAGCAGTACGAGCTCTACTGCGACATAGGCAGCACCTTCCAGCTGTGTAAGATCTGCGCAGAGAGGGACAAGGACACTCGGATCCAGCCCTGTGGGCATCTCCTCTGCCAACCCTGCCTCACAGGCTGGCAG CAGAATTCAGCCGGCCACACCTGCCCATACTGTCGCTGCGACATCCGAGGGACGGAGTCCGTCCTCGTGGAGCCCTACCGGCCAGGCAGCGGTCAGAGCGAGGAGGACGCTGAGGACGACCACGAGGAAGAGGACCACGAGGACATCGAACTGATGATCAAAGAAATGGCTTCCCACAGGAAG CAGCAGTCAAGCTTGGATTACCAGGTTCCCGTATCGGGCCTCGCCGCTCCATCTCTGCCCCCTAAAGCCCGCACGAGCCCAAAATGTCCAGCTCCCTCCGGCCTCCAGACACCAGAAACCAGGACTCTGGACCAACAGTCCCGCGCCCGCCCA GATCAAAGTGGCAATGAAGGAcgtagaagagagaaaaaacagacaaatatgAAAAG CAGCACTGAATTAATCCCACCAGCAACGTTTTTGTCTCCTCCTCGGAACAGTGTTGAGG CATGGTATGATCTCTTGTCGTGTTGGTGTCCAGGAGGGGCAGCGTGGCTCAGACCCTCCAGTCCAGTCAAACAGGGACAACAacgtggagagagggaggaatggaaagaggcGCTCAGAGACGACGGATGTGACCCGGCAGAGATGACGAGACGAATGTCCTCCTCATAG
- the cblc gene encoding E3 ubiquitin-protein ligase CBL-C isoform X6 — protein sequence MAAAGSPASPSPESSPRPPTSGDRLLVDKLLKRLVKLRHLCANARLGLRVSPPYLPELVSDTAALLTQVWEPYRGPGAAGGRAPRGDEAEYLRVHARNLLDKTERALLLFKEGREKMFDETSSCRRNLTKLSLLFSHMLWELRAMFPGGGFQGDTYRVTKAEAHEFWISSFGNKCIVQWNSFKEKLQSVHTFEEGMESMALKSTIDLTCSDHITVFEFDIFTRLFQPWGSLIRNWNQLAVTHPGYMAFLTYDQVIARLEHYMHRPGSYIFRLSCTKLGEWAIGHVTREGSVVQTIPQNTPLYQALVQGSREGCYLYPDGRDGNPDMTSLYQAARQDKVKVTEEQYELYCDIGSTFQLCKICAERDKDTRIQPCGHLLCQPCLTGWQQNSAGHTCPYCRCDIRGTESVLVEPYRPGSGQSEEDAEDDHEEEDHEDIELMIKEMASHRKQSSLDYQVPVSGLAAPSLPPKARTSPKCPAPSGLQTPETRTLDQQSRARPDQSGNEGRRREKKQTNMKSSTELIPPATFLSPPRNSVEAWYDLLSCWCPGGAAWLRPSSPVKQGQQRGEREEWKEALRDDGCDPAEMTRRMSSS from the exons ATGGCGGCGGCCGGTTCGCCAGCCTCCCCGAGCCCGGAATCgagcccccggccccccaccaGTGGAGATCGGCTGCTGGTGGACAAACTCCTCAAAAGACTGGTTAAACTCCGCCACCTGTGCGCCAACGCCCGGCTGGGCCTGAGGGTCAGCCCGCCCTACCTGCCGGAGCTGGTGTCGGACACAGCGGCGCTGCTCACGCAGGTGTGGGAGCCCTACCGAGGCCCCGGGGCGGCGGGCGGCCGGGCCCCCCGGGGGGACGAGGCCGAGTACCTGAGGGTCCATGCCCGAAACCTGCTGGATAAGACGGAGcgagctctgctgctgttcaaaGAGGGGCGCGAGAAGATGTTTGATGAGACGTCCAGCTGCAG GAGGAACTTGACCAAACTGTCGTTGCTGTTCAGTCACATGCTCTGGGAGCTGAGGGCCATGTTTCCAGGGGGCGGTTTTCAAGGTGACACTTACAGGGTGACCAAGGCCGAGGCCCATGAGTTCTGGATTTCTTCATTTGGAAATAA GTGTATAGTGCAGTGGAACAGTTTCAAAGAGAAGCTGCAGAGTGTCCACACGTTTGAGGAGGGGATGGAGTCCATGGCCCTGAAATCAACGATAGATCTCACCTGCAGTGACCACATCACTGTGTTTGAGTTCGACATCTTCACGCGGCTCTTTCAG CCGTGGGGGTCTCTCATAAGGAACTGGAACCAGCTAGCAGTGACTCATCCAGGCTACATGGCCTTCCTCACCTATGACCAGGTGATCGCTCGTCTGGAGCACTACATGCACAGACCTGGCAG CTACATATTTCGCCTGAGCTGCACAAAATTGGGCGAGTGGGCCATTGGCCACGTGACCAGGGAAGGCAGCGTCGTCCAGACGATACCCCAGAATACCCCACTTTACCAGGCCCTCGTTCAGGGCTCCCGGGAAGGCTG CTACCTGTACCCAGACGGCCGGGACGGGAACCCCGACATGACAAGCTTGTATCAAGCGGCCCGGCAGGACAAAGTCAAAGTCACGGAG GAGCAGTACGAGCTCTACTGCGACATAGGCAGCACCTTCCAGCTGTGTAAGATCTGCGCAGAGAGGGACAAGGACACTCGGATCCAGCCCTGTGGGCATCTCCTCTGCCAACCCTGCCTCACAGGCTGGCAG CAGAATTCAGCCGGCCACACCTGCCCATACTGTCGCTGCGACATCCGAGGGACGGAGTCCGTCCTCGTGGAGCCCTACCGGCCAGGCAGCGGTCAGAGCGAGGAGGACGCTGAGGACGACCACGAGGAAGAGGACCACGAGGACATCGAACTGATGATCAAAGAAATGGCTTCCCACAGGAAG CAGTCAAGCTTGGATTACCAGGTTCCCGTATCGGGCCTCGCCGCTCCATCTCTGCCCCCTAAAGCCCGCACGAGCCCAAAATGTCCAGCTCCCTCCGGCCTCCAGACACCAGAAACCAGGACTCTGGACCAACAGTCCCGCGCCCGCCCA GATCAAAGTGGCAATGAAGGAcgtagaagagagaaaaaacagacaaatatgAAAAG CAGCACTGAATTAATCCCACCAGCAACGTTTTTGTCTCCTCCTCGGAACAGTGTTGAGG CATGGTATGATCTCTTGTCGTGTTGGTGTCCAGGAGGGGCAGCGTGGCTCAGACCCTCCAGTCCAGTCAAACAGGGACAACAacgtggagagagggaggaatggaaagaggcGCTCAGAGACGACGGATGTGACCCGGCAGAGATGACGAGACGAATGTCCTCCTCATAG
- the cblc gene encoding E3 ubiquitin-protein ligase CBL-C isoform X3: MAAAGSPASPSPESSPRPPTSGDRLLVDKLLKRLVKLRHLCANARLGLRVSPPYLPELVSDTAALLTQVWEPYRGPGAAGGRAPRGDEAEYLRVHARNLLDKTERALLLFKEGREKMFDETSSCRRNLTKLSLLFSHMLWELRAMFPGGGFQGDTYRVTKAEAHEFWISSFGNKCIVQWNSFKEKLQSVHTFEEGMESMALKSTIDLTCSDHITVFEFDIFTRLFQPWGSLIRNWNQLAVTHPGYMAFLTYDQVIARLEHYMHRPGSYIFRLSCTKLGEWAIGHVTREGSVVQTIPQNTPLYQALVQGSREGCYLYPDGRDGNPDMTSLYQAARQDKVKVTEEQYELYCDIGSTFQLCKICAERDKDTRIQPCGHLLCQPCLTGWQQNSAGHTCPYCRCDIRGTESVLVEPYRPGSGQSEEDAEDDHEEEDHEDIELMIKEMASHRKQSSLDYQVPVSGLAAPSLPPKARTSPKCPAPSGLQTPETRTLDQQSRARPQDQSGNEGRRREKKQTNMKSSTELIPPATFLSPPRNSVEAWYDLLSCWCPGGAAWLRPSSPVKQGQQRGEREEWKEALRDDGCDPAEMTRRMSSS; this comes from the exons ATGGCGGCGGCCGGTTCGCCAGCCTCCCCGAGCCCGGAATCgagcccccggccccccaccaGTGGAGATCGGCTGCTGGTGGACAAACTCCTCAAAAGACTGGTTAAACTCCGCCACCTGTGCGCCAACGCCCGGCTGGGCCTGAGGGTCAGCCCGCCCTACCTGCCGGAGCTGGTGTCGGACACAGCGGCGCTGCTCACGCAGGTGTGGGAGCCCTACCGAGGCCCCGGGGCGGCGGGCGGCCGGGCCCCCCGGGGGGACGAGGCCGAGTACCTGAGGGTCCATGCCCGAAACCTGCTGGATAAGACGGAGcgagctctgctgctgttcaaaGAGGGGCGCGAGAAGATGTTTGATGAGACGTCCAGCTGCAG GAGGAACTTGACCAAACTGTCGTTGCTGTTCAGTCACATGCTCTGGGAGCTGAGGGCCATGTTTCCAGGGGGCGGTTTTCAAGGTGACACTTACAGGGTGACCAAGGCCGAGGCCCATGAGTTCTGGATTTCTTCATTTGGAAATAA GTGTATAGTGCAGTGGAACAGTTTCAAAGAGAAGCTGCAGAGTGTCCACACGTTTGAGGAGGGGATGGAGTCCATGGCCCTGAAATCAACGATAGATCTCACCTGCAGTGACCACATCACTGTGTTTGAGTTCGACATCTTCACGCGGCTCTTTCAG CCGTGGGGGTCTCTCATAAGGAACTGGAACCAGCTAGCAGTGACTCATCCAGGCTACATGGCCTTCCTCACCTATGACCAGGTGATCGCTCGTCTGGAGCACTACATGCACAGACCTGGCAG CTACATATTTCGCCTGAGCTGCACAAAATTGGGCGAGTGGGCCATTGGCCACGTGACCAGGGAAGGCAGCGTCGTCCAGACGATACCCCAGAATACCCCACTTTACCAGGCCCTCGTTCAGGGCTCCCGGGAAGGCTG CTACCTGTACCCAGACGGCCGGGACGGGAACCCCGACATGACAAGCTTGTATCAAGCGGCCCGGCAGGACAAAGTCAAAGTCACGGAG GAGCAGTACGAGCTCTACTGCGACATAGGCAGCACCTTCCAGCTGTGTAAGATCTGCGCAGAGAGGGACAAGGACACTCGGATCCAGCCCTGTGGGCATCTCCTCTGCCAACCCTGCCTCACAGGCTGGCAG CAGAATTCAGCCGGCCACACCTGCCCATACTGTCGCTGCGACATCCGAGGGACGGAGTCCGTCCTCGTGGAGCCCTACCGGCCAGGCAGCGGTCAGAGCGAGGAGGACGCTGAGGACGACCACGAGGAAGAGGACCACGAGGACATCGAACTGATGATCAAAGAAATGGCTTCCCACAGGAAG CAGTCAAGCTTGGATTACCAGGTTCCCGTATCGGGCCTCGCCGCTCCATCTCTGCCCCCTAAAGCCCGCACGAGCCCAAAATGTCCAGCTCCCTCCGGCCTCCAGACACCAGAAACCAGGACTCTGGACCAACAGTCCCGCGCCCGCCCA CAGGATCAAAGTGGCAATGAAGGAcgtagaagagagaaaaaacagacaaatatgAAAAG CAGCACTGAATTAATCCCACCAGCAACGTTTTTGTCTCCTCCTCGGAACAGTGTTGAGG CATGGTATGATCTCTTGTCGTGTTGGTGTCCAGGAGGGGCAGCGTGGCTCAGACCCTCCAGTCCAGTCAAACAGGGACAACAacgtggagagagggaggaatggaaagaggcGCTCAGAGACGACGGATGTGACCCGGCAGAGATGACGAGACGAATGTCCTCCTCATAG
- the cblc gene encoding E3 ubiquitin-protein ligase CBL-C isoform X9, with translation MAAAGSPASPSPESSPRPPTSGDRLLVDKLLKRLVKLRHLCANARLGLRVSPPYLPELVSDTAALLTQVWEPYRGPGAAGGRAPRGDEAEYLRVHARNLLDKTERALLLFKEGREKMFDETSSCRRNLTKLSLLFSHMLWELRAMFPGGGFQGDTYRVTKAEAHEFWISSFGNKCIVQWNSFKEKLQSVHTFEEGMESMALKSTIDLTCSDHITVFEFDIFTRLFQPWGSLIRNWNQLAVTHPGYMAFLTYDQVIARLEHYMHRPGSYIFRLSCTKLGEWAIGHVTREGSVVQTIPQNTPLYQALVQGSREGCYLYPDGRDGNPDMTSLYQAARQDKVKVTEEQYELYCDIGSTFQLCKICAERDKDTRIQPCGHLLCQPCLTGWQQNSAGHTCPYCRCDIRGTESVLVEPYRPGSGQSEEDAEDDHEEEDHEDIELMIKEMASHRKQQSSLDYQVPVSGLAAPSLPPKARTSPKCPAPSGLQTPETRTLDQQSRARPDQSGNEGRRREKKQTNMKSTELIPPATFLSPPRNSVEAWYDLLSCWCPGGAAWLRPSSPVKQGQQRGEREEWKEALRDDGCDPAEMTRRMSSS, from the exons ATGGCGGCGGCCGGTTCGCCAGCCTCCCCGAGCCCGGAATCgagcccccggccccccaccaGTGGAGATCGGCTGCTGGTGGACAAACTCCTCAAAAGACTGGTTAAACTCCGCCACCTGTGCGCCAACGCCCGGCTGGGCCTGAGGGTCAGCCCGCCCTACCTGCCGGAGCTGGTGTCGGACACAGCGGCGCTGCTCACGCAGGTGTGGGAGCCCTACCGAGGCCCCGGGGCGGCGGGCGGCCGGGCCCCCCGGGGGGACGAGGCCGAGTACCTGAGGGTCCATGCCCGAAACCTGCTGGATAAGACGGAGcgagctctgctgctgttcaaaGAGGGGCGCGAGAAGATGTTTGATGAGACGTCCAGCTGCAG GAGGAACTTGACCAAACTGTCGTTGCTGTTCAGTCACATGCTCTGGGAGCTGAGGGCCATGTTTCCAGGGGGCGGTTTTCAAGGTGACACTTACAGGGTGACCAAGGCCGAGGCCCATGAGTTCTGGATTTCTTCATTTGGAAATAA GTGTATAGTGCAGTGGAACAGTTTCAAAGAGAAGCTGCAGAGTGTCCACACGTTTGAGGAGGGGATGGAGTCCATGGCCCTGAAATCAACGATAGATCTCACCTGCAGTGACCACATCACTGTGTTTGAGTTCGACATCTTCACGCGGCTCTTTCAG CCGTGGGGGTCTCTCATAAGGAACTGGAACCAGCTAGCAGTGACTCATCCAGGCTACATGGCCTTCCTCACCTATGACCAGGTGATCGCTCGTCTGGAGCACTACATGCACAGACCTGGCAG CTACATATTTCGCCTGAGCTGCACAAAATTGGGCGAGTGGGCCATTGGCCACGTGACCAGGGAAGGCAGCGTCGTCCAGACGATACCCCAGAATACCCCACTTTACCAGGCCCTCGTTCAGGGCTCCCGGGAAGGCTG CTACCTGTACCCAGACGGCCGGGACGGGAACCCCGACATGACAAGCTTGTATCAAGCGGCCCGGCAGGACAAAGTCAAAGTCACGGAG GAGCAGTACGAGCTCTACTGCGACATAGGCAGCACCTTCCAGCTGTGTAAGATCTGCGCAGAGAGGGACAAGGACACTCGGATCCAGCCCTGTGGGCATCTCCTCTGCCAACCCTGCCTCACAGGCTGGCAG CAGAATTCAGCCGGCCACACCTGCCCATACTGTCGCTGCGACATCCGAGGGACGGAGTCCGTCCTCGTGGAGCCCTACCGGCCAGGCAGCGGTCAGAGCGAGGAGGACGCTGAGGACGACCACGAGGAAGAGGACCACGAGGACATCGAACTGATGATCAAAGAAATGGCTTCCCACAGGAAG CAGCAGTCAAGCTTGGATTACCAGGTTCCCGTATCGGGCCTCGCCGCTCCATCTCTGCCCCCTAAAGCCCGCACGAGCCCAAAATGTCCAGCTCCCTCCGGCCTCCAGACACCAGAAACCAGGACTCTGGACCAACAGTCCCGCGCCCGCCCA GATCAAAGTGGCAATGAAGGAcgtagaagagagaaaaaacagacaaatatgAAAAG CACTGAATTAATCCCACCAGCAACGTTTTTGTCTCCTCCTCGGAACAGTGTTGAGG CATGGTATGATCTCTTGTCGTGTTGGTGTCCAGGAGGGGCAGCGTGGCTCAGACCCTCCAGTCCAGTCAAACAGGGACAACAacgtggagagagggaggaatggaaagaggcGCTCAGAGACGACGGATGTGACCCGGCAGAGATGACGAGACGAATGTCCTCCTCATAG